Proteins from a single region of Ziziphus jujuba cultivar Dongzao chromosome 1, ASM3175591v1:
- the LOC107424632 gene encoding mediator of RNA polymerase II transcription subunit 6, with protein MAMPPVAPEGGGAPAPAQPGTDMTGICFRDQLWLNSYPLDRNLVFDYFALSPFYDWTCNNEQLRMRSIHPLDISHLSKMTGTEYMLNEVMEPHLFVIRKQKRDGPEKVTPMLTYYVLDGSIYQAPQLCNVFAARVGRALYYISKAFTTAASKLEKIGYVDSENESVALESKVGKEAIDFKEVKRVDHILASLQRKLPPAPPPPPFPDGYIPPPTTEAENAPETQQAGEPQQPIVDPIVDQGPAKRMRF; from the exons ATGGCGATGCCGCCGGTGGCGCCGGAGGGCGGTGGAGCCCCAGCCCCAGCACAACCAGGAACGGACATGACGGGGATATGCTTTAGGGATCAGCTGTGGTTGAACTCTTATCCTCTGGATCGCAACCTCGTCTTCGATTACTTCGCTCTTTCCCCCTTTTACGACTGGACCTGCAACAATGAACAGCTTCGCATGCGCTCCATTCACCCACTTGACATCTCTCACCTTTC GAAAATGACAGGCACAGAATACATGCTGAATGAAGTAATGGAGCCCCACCTTTTTGTTATCCGCAAGCAAAAGAGGGATGGACCTGAGAAAGTTACACCGATGCTGACTTATTATGTCTTAGATGGTTCAATTTACCAAGCACCGCAACTATGCAATGTTTTTGCAGCTCGAGTT GGACGGGCTCTTTATTACATATCAAAGGCTTTTACCACTGCTGCCTCAAAGTTGGAGAAGATTGGATATG TTGATTCTGAAAACGAGAGTGTAGCCCTTGAATCAAAGGTTGGCAAAGAGGCAATTGATTTTAAGGAAGTTAAGCGAGTGGATCATATTCTTGCATCCTTACAGCGGAAG CTACCACCAGCCCCACCACCGCCACCATTTCCAGATGGTTACATTCCTCCTCCCACCACAGAAGCAGAAAATGCCCCTGAAACCCAGCAAGCTGGAGAGCCACAGCAACCTATCGTTGATCCCATAGTTGACCAGGGCCCTGCCAAAAGAATGAGGTTTTGa
- the LOC107424630 gene encoding inositol oxygenase 1-like, protein MTILIEQLHDFGVEADEKKVQIDEKELALDGGFMVPETNSFGHTFRDYDAEGERQPGVENFYRVNHINQSYEFVTKMREEYSKLNRVEMSIWECCELLNDVVDESDPDLDEPQIEHLLQTAEAIRRDYPDEDWLHLTGLIHDLGKVLLLPSFGELPQWAVVGDTFPVGCAFDESIVHHKYFKENPDYNNPAYNTKYGAYSEGCGLNNILMSWGHDDYMYLVAKENKTTLPSAALFIIRYHSFYALHRSGAYKHLMNEEDVENLKWLQIFNKYDLYSKSKVRIDVEKVKPYYLSLIEKYFPAKLRW, encoded by the exons ATGACTATTCTCATTGAGCAGCTTCATGACTTTG gagttgaagcagaTGAAAAGAAGGTCCAAATAGATGAGAAAGAACTGGCATTGGATGGGGGATTTATGGTGCCAGAGACCAACTCATTTGGACACACGTTTAG GGATTATGATGCTGAAGGTGAGAGGCAACCCGGCGTGGAGAACTTCTACAGAGTTAATCACATTAACCAAAGTTATGAATTT GTGACGAAGATGAGGGAAGAGTATAGCAAATTGAACAGGGTGGAGATGAGCATATGGGAATGTTGTGAGCTTCTGAATGATGTGGTGGATGAGAGTGATCCTGACTTGGATGAGCCTCAAATTGAGCACTTGCTGCAAACCGCTGAAGCCATTAGAAGGGACTACCCTGATGAAGATTGGCTTCACTTGACTGGCCTAATCCATG ATCTTGGTAAAGTGCTTCTCCTTCCTAGCTTTGGAGAGCTTCCTCAGTGGGCTGTTGTGG GTGACACTTTCCCAGTTGGCTGCGCTTTTGACGAATCAATTGTTCATCACAAG TATTTCAAGGAAAATCCTGACTACAACAATCCTGCTTATAACACCAAGTATGGAGCCTACTCTGAGGGATGTGGACTGAACAATATATTGATGTCATGGGGGCATGATGACTACATGTATTTG GTGGCCAAGGAGAACAAGACTACTCTACCTTCAGCAGCTCTTTTCATCATTAGATACCACTCATTCTATG CACTACATAGATCAGGAGCATATAAGCACTTGATGAACGAAGAGGATGTTGAAAACCTGAAGTGGCTCCAAATATTCAA CAAGTATGACCTTTACAGCAAGAGCAAGGTTCGGATTGATGTCGAAAAGGTCAAACCGTACTATCTCTCCCTCATTGAAAAG TACTTCCCTGCGAAGCTAAGGTGGTGA
- the LOC107424624 gene encoding putative leucine-rich repeat receptor-like protein kinase At2g19210 isoform X1, which yields MGHFPLCIYFIVLPPRKKMFSIFCFFKIHSKHYWMGMVSRGRKALVVWFMFATLLGTLASTEGLTVFAADNNFVSIHNGNGNRRKLDDIAGSISIDCGIAEDFSYIDRTTGIPYISDSTFIDTGINKVISARFISQTLQRALLNVRSFPKGKRNCYTLRHPEGKATIYLIRASFMYGNYDESDRLPEFSLYVGVNFWDTVKFDNASHVVIREILHVPLMDTIDVCLLDTGLGTPFISALELRHFHNSSYRTQSGSLVLFKRFDIGSTTNRIVRYKEDAYDRMWFPYNIPSSVSINSSFTIDSLNDNEYKLPSTVMKTAMRPLDVNDSLDFELDTGDPSLEFYVYMHFAELEKLQRNQHREFDVELNGNIWAKSIVPEYLHSKTIFTNDSVRGTKLKFSLYRTINSTLPPILNAMEIYLVKDFLQEPTDQEDVNAIKDIKSSYRIVKSWQGDPCEPMRYSWDGLNCSYNGYESPRITSLNLASSGLTGHISPLFSKFTTLEYLDLSNNSLTGEVPDFLSQLVNLRELNLSRNKLSGLVPASLMALSKNSSLTLSLDGNVDLCLTAPCKEEKKKKKNNIVVPLVSALVPSLIILAALIIIWRCKTKQSIHQGQATVVKSHKREGLLKSNNQQFTYSEIVSMTKNFQSLIGKGGFGMVYHGYLNDGTQVAVKMLSTLSNQSSSQFQNEAQLLMRVHHRNLASIIGYCNEGGNMGIVFEYMAYGNLENYLSDKTKVLSWKERLQIAVDAAQGLEYLHHGCKPPIIHRDVKTANILLNKNLHAQLADFGFSKLFPLETVSHLSATVIGTVGYLDPEYYISQRLTEKSDVYSFGIVVLQLITGHPAVIKSHDNIHIVEWVRPILTRGDIRDIVDPSLEGNVNSNSVWKALEIAMACAGSKSIERPTMNDVVVDLKQCLEMANDIRHTWEIGSQTMQSIDYSGANCTELEMGPPAR from the exons ATGGGGCATTTCCCTCTatgcatttattttattgttcttcccccaagaaaaaaaatgttctccattttttgtttctttaaaattCACTCCAAACATTACTGGATGGGTATGGTATCTAGAGGCCGGAAGGCTTTGGTTGTGTGGTTTATGTTTGCAACTTTGTTGGGCACCTTGGCAAGCACAGAGGGGTTAACAGTTTTTGCTGCAGACAACAACTTTGTCAGTATTCACAATGGTAATGGTAATAGAAGGAAATTGGATGATATAGCCG GTTCCATAAGTATCGATTGTGGGATAGCTGAAGATTTCAGCTACATCGACAGGACGACTGGGATCCCTTACATTTCAGATTCTACTTTCATTGACACTGGAATAAACAAGGTCATTTCTGCCAGGTTCATTTCTCAAACTCTTCAAAGGGCACTTTTGAATGTAAGAAGTTTTCCTAAAGGAAAGAGGAACTGTTATACCCTTAGACATCCTGAAGGCAAAGCGACCATATATTTGATTAGGGCTTCCTTCATGTATGGGAACTATGATGAATCTGATCGGTTGCCAGAATTCAGTCTCTATGTTGGTGTCAATTTTTGGGACACTGTCAAGTTTGACAATGCATCCCATGTTGTTATAAGGGAGATTTTACATGTACCTTTGATGGATACAATTGATGTTTGTCTCTTGGACACTGGCTTGGGAACTCCTTTCATATCAGCATTGGAGCTGAGACATTTCCATAATTCCAGTTATAGAACTCAATCTGGATCCTTGGTTCTTTTCAAACGGTTTGATATTGGTTCAACAACTAATCGAATAGTCAG ATATAAAGAGGATGCTTATGATCGAATGTGGTTTCCTTACAACATTCCATCTTCTGTCTCAATTAACTCCTCTTTTACCATTGACTCGCTGAATGACAATGAATATAAACTACCATCAACGGTTATGAAGACAGCTATGAGACCATTGGATGTTAATGACTCCCTGGACTTTGAGTTGGATACCGGTGATCCTAGTTTAGAATTCTATGTGTACATGCATTTTGCCGAACTTGAGAAGCTGCAACGTAACCAGCATAGAGAATTTGATGTTGAGCTGAATGGGAACATTTGGGCAAAATCTATTGTTCCAGAATATCTGCACTCTAAAACTATATTTACAAATGATTCTGTGCGAGGAACCAAGCTCAAGTTTTCTCTTTATAGGACAATTAATTCTACCCTCCCTCCCATTCTCAATGCTATGGAGATATACCTAGTAAAGGATTTCTTACAGGAACCAACAGATCAAGAAGATG TTAATGCTATCAAGGATATCAAGTCGAGCTATCGTATAGTTAAAAGCTGGCAAGGAGATCCATGTGAACCAATGCGATACTCTTGGGATGGCCTAAATTGCAGTTATAACGGTTATGAGTCCCCGAGAATAACCTCCTT GAATCTGGCATCAAGTGGATTGACTGGCCATATATCAcctttattttccaaatttacgACATTAGAATACCT GGATTTATCAAACAATAGCTTAACAGGAGAAGTTCCTGACTTCCTTTCGCAATTGGTCAACTTGAGGGAACT GAATTTATCACGTAATAAACTCTCTGGTTTGGTTCCTGCATCTCTCATGGCCCTATCAAAGAACAGTTCATTGACATTGAG TTTGGATGGAAATGTGGACCTTTGTCTGACTGCACCATGCaaagaggagaagaagaagaagaagaataatattgttgttcCACTAGTTTCAGCCCTTGTTCCATCACTAATCATCCTGGCTGCTCTAATTATTATTTGGCGctgcaaaacaaaacaaagtatACATCAAG GTCAAGCAACAGTTGTAAAATCACACAAGAGAGAAGGACTACTGAAGTCAAACAATCAACAATTTACCTATTCTGAAATAGTGAGTATGACAAAAAATTTTCAGTCATTAATTGGAAAAGGAGGATTTGGAATGGTATATCATGGCTACTTGAATGATGGAACCCAAGTTGCTGTCAAAATGCTATCCACATTGTCAAATCAAAGCTCTTCGCAGTTTCAAAATGAG GCTCAGCTCTTGATGCGAGTTCATCACAGGAATTTAGCTTCCATTATAGGATACTGCAATGAAGGCGGAAATATGGGAATAGTTTTTGAATACATGGCTTATGGAAACTTAGAAAATTATCTATCAG ATAAAACAAAAGTCCTAAGTTGGAAAGAGAGACTTCAGATTGCAGTTGATGCAGCACAAG GGCTAGAGTACCTGCATCATGGTTGCAAGCCACCTATAATTCATAGAGACGTGAAGACAGCAAACATCTTATTGAACAAAAATCTGCATGCTCAGCTAGCCGATTTTGGTTTCTCGAAATTGTTCCCACTGGAAACTGTTAGTCATTTATCAGCTACTGTAATTGGCACAGTAGGCTACCTTGATCCAGA GTACTACATTTCCCAAAGGTTGACTGAGAAAAGCGATGTGTATAGTTTTGGAATAGTGGTATTGCAACTAATCACAGGCCACCCTGCAGTTATAAAAAGCCATGACAACATTCATATTGTTGAATGGGTTCGTCCAATCCTCACAAGAGGTGACataagagatattgttgatccgaGTCTTGAAGGAAATGTCAACAGTAATTCTGTCTGGAAGGCACTCGAAATAGCAATGGCATGTGCTGGATCCAAGTCCATTGAAAGGCCAACTATGAATGATGTGGTGGTGGATCTAAAGCAGTGCTTGGAGATGGCAAATGATATCAGACACACTTGGGAAATTGGAAGCCAAACCATGCAATCAATTGATTACTCCGGGGCAAATTGTACGGAGCTTGAAATGGGTCCCCCAGCGAGGTAG
- the LOC107424624 gene encoding putative leucine-rich repeat receptor-like protein kinase At2g19210 isoform X2 yields the protein MDNVGIRYKEDAYDRMWFPYNIPSSVSINSSFTIDSLNDNEYKLPSTVMKTAMRPLDVNDSLDFELDTGDPSLEFYVYMHFAELEKLQRNQHREFDVELNGNIWAKSIVPEYLHSKTIFTNDSVRGTKLKFSLYRTINSTLPPILNAMEIYLVKDFLQEPTDQEDVNAIKDIKSSYRIVKSWQGDPCEPMRYSWDGLNCSYNGYESPRITSLNLASSGLTGHISPLFSKFTTLEYLDLSNNSLTGEVPDFLSQLVNLRELNLSRNKLSGLVPASLMALSKNSSLTLSLDGNVDLCLTAPCKEEKKKKKNNIVVPLVSALVPSLIILAALIIIWRCKTKQSIHQGQATVVKSHKREGLLKSNNQQFTYSEIVSMTKNFQSLIGKGGFGMVYHGYLNDGTQVAVKMLSTLSNQSSSQFQNEAQLLMRVHHRNLASIIGYCNEGGNMGIVFEYMAYGNLENYLSDKTKVLSWKERLQIAVDAAQGLEYLHHGCKPPIIHRDVKTANILLNKNLHAQLADFGFSKLFPLETVSHLSATVIGTVGYLDPEYYISQRLTEKSDVYSFGIVVLQLITGHPAVIKSHDNIHIVEWVRPILTRGDIRDIVDPSLEGNVNSNSVWKALEIAMACAGSKSIERPTMNDVVVDLKQCLEMANDIRHTWEIGSQTMQSIDYSGANCTELEMGPPAR from the exons ATGGACAATGTAGGTATCAG ATATAAAGAGGATGCTTATGATCGAATGTGGTTTCCTTACAACATTCCATCTTCTGTCTCAATTAACTCCTCTTTTACCATTGACTCGCTGAATGACAATGAATATAAACTACCATCAACGGTTATGAAGACAGCTATGAGACCATTGGATGTTAATGACTCCCTGGACTTTGAGTTGGATACCGGTGATCCTAGTTTAGAATTCTATGTGTACATGCATTTTGCCGAACTTGAGAAGCTGCAACGTAACCAGCATAGAGAATTTGATGTTGAGCTGAATGGGAACATTTGGGCAAAATCTATTGTTCCAGAATATCTGCACTCTAAAACTATATTTACAAATGATTCTGTGCGAGGAACCAAGCTCAAGTTTTCTCTTTATAGGACAATTAATTCTACCCTCCCTCCCATTCTCAATGCTATGGAGATATACCTAGTAAAGGATTTCTTACAGGAACCAACAGATCAAGAAGATG TTAATGCTATCAAGGATATCAAGTCGAGCTATCGTATAGTTAAAAGCTGGCAAGGAGATCCATGTGAACCAATGCGATACTCTTGGGATGGCCTAAATTGCAGTTATAACGGTTATGAGTCCCCGAGAATAACCTCCTT GAATCTGGCATCAAGTGGATTGACTGGCCATATATCAcctttattttccaaatttacgACATTAGAATACCT GGATTTATCAAACAATAGCTTAACAGGAGAAGTTCCTGACTTCCTTTCGCAATTGGTCAACTTGAGGGAACT GAATTTATCACGTAATAAACTCTCTGGTTTGGTTCCTGCATCTCTCATGGCCCTATCAAAGAACAGTTCATTGACATTGAG TTTGGATGGAAATGTGGACCTTTGTCTGACTGCACCATGCaaagaggagaagaagaagaagaagaataatattgttgttcCACTAGTTTCAGCCCTTGTTCCATCACTAATCATCCTGGCTGCTCTAATTATTATTTGGCGctgcaaaacaaaacaaagtatACATCAAG GTCAAGCAACAGTTGTAAAATCACACAAGAGAGAAGGACTACTGAAGTCAAACAATCAACAATTTACCTATTCTGAAATAGTGAGTATGACAAAAAATTTTCAGTCATTAATTGGAAAAGGAGGATTTGGAATGGTATATCATGGCTACTTGAATGATGGAACCCAAGTTGCTGTCAAAATGCTATCCACATTGTCAAATCAAAGCTCTTCGCAGTTTCAAAATGAG GCTCAGCTCTTGATGCGAGTTCATCACAGGAATTTAGCTTCCATTATAGGATACTGCAATGAAGGCGGAAATATGGGAATAGTTTTTGAATACATGGCTTATGGAAACTTAGAAAATTATCTATCAG ATAAAACAAAAGTCCTAAGTTGGAAAGAGAGACTTCAGATTGCAGTTGATGCAGCACAAG GGCTAGAGTACCTGCATCATGGTTGCAAGCCACCTATAATTCATAGAGACGTGAAGACAGCAAACATCTTATTGAACAAAAATCTGCATGCTCAGCTAGCCGATTTTGGTTTCTCGAAATTGTTCCCACTGGAAACTGTTAGTCATTTATCAGCTACTGTAATTGGCACAGTAGGCTACCTTGATCCAGA GTACTACATTTCCCAAAGGTTGACTGAGAAAAGCGATGTGTATAGTTTTGGAATAGTGGTATTGCAACTAATCACAGGCCACCCTGCAGTTATAAAAAGCCATGACAACATTCATATTGTTGAATGGGTTCGTCCAATCCTCACAAGAGGTGACataagagatattgttgatccgaGTCTTGAAGGAAATGTCAACAGTAATTCTGTCTGGAAGGCACTCGAAATAGCAATGGCATGTGCTGGATCCAAGTCCATTGAAAGGCCAACTATGAATGATGTGGTGGTGGATCTAAAGCAGTGCTTGGAGATGGCAAATGATATCAGACACACTTGGGAAATTGGAAGCCAAACCATGCAATCAATTGATTACTCCGGGGCAAATTGTACGGAGCTTGAAATGGGTCCCCCAGCGAGGTAG